The Fructilactobacillus myrtifloralis genome contains a region encoding:
- the pyk gene encoding pyruvate kinase produces the protein MKRTKIVSTLGPASNDVDTITTLLNSGANVFRFNFSHGDHEEHLSRMNMVKEAEKRTGKIAGILLDTKGAEIRTTKQADGKIEFKTGDQFRISMDDSLEGTKDKIAVTYPGLYDDVKVGGQVLFDDGLVGTKILEKDDQNRELVVEVTNNGVLGSRKGVNAPGVSINLPGITEKDSDDIRFGCDHGINYIAASFVRKPQDIMDIRALLEEKNMQDVQIFPKIESQEGIDNFPEILKVSDGLMIARGDMGVEIPPENVPAVQKRLIKMCNEAGKPVITATQMLDSMQDEPRPTRAEVSDVANAVYDGTDATMLSGESANGDYPVASVSMMARIDEVSDGLFNEFGTPRPVFQDGDVTEALGESVARIAKDMGIHTIVVATGSGYTARMISKYHPDANILALTFDDRVRRGLTVNWAVNPVLVEKPESAEAMVNLAVSKAVETGLAQEGEEIIVTTGVPLGDEGTTNTVRVQLIGTKLAQGQGIGDDTVIGKAVVADNAQAADANSVEGSVLVVKDTNKDYLPAMKKASAIVVETGGLTSYAAVIGISLDVPVIVAAHNATSTITDGELVTVDARRGVVYQGNQVKND, from the coding sequence ATGAAGAGAACAAAAATCGTAAGTACACTTGGACCAGCTTCAAACGACGTTGATACGATTACAACGTTGTTAAATAGTGGTGCAAATGTTTTTCGTTTCAACTTTTCCCATGGAGACCATGAAGAACACCTATCACGGATGAACATGGTGAAAGAAGCTGAAAAGAGAACTGGAAAGATTGCTGGGATTCTCTTGGATACCAAGGGAGCCGAAATTCGGACGACGAAACAAGCCGATGGCAAGATTGAATTCAAGACGGGTGACCAATTCCGGATTTCTATGGATGATAGCCTTGAAGGTACGAAAGACAAGATTGCCGTAACTTATCCAGGACTTTACGATGATGTTAAAGTTGGTGGTCAAGTTCTCTTTGATGATGGTTTGGTCGGAACGAAGATTCTGGAAAAGGATGACCAAAACCGTGAACTAGTGGTGGAAGTTACGAACAACGGAGTTTTAGGTTCCCGTAAAGGGGTTAATGCTCCCGGTGTTTCCATCAACTTACCAGGAATTACCGAAAAGGATTCGGATGACATTCGTTTCGGTTGTGACCACGGCATTAACTACATTGCCGCTTCATTTGTACGGAAACCCCAAGACATCATGGACATTCGGGCTTTGTTGGAAGAAAAGAACATGCAAGACGTTCAAATCTTCCCTAAGATTGAATCCCAAGAAGGAATTGACAACTTCCCAGAAATCTTAAAGGTTTCTGATGGGTTGATGATTGCCCGGGGTGACATGGGAGTTGAAATTCCCCCAGAAAACGTTCCCGCAGTACAAAAACGGTTGATTAAGATGTGTAATGAAGCTGGTAAGCCAGTGATTACTGCAACCCAAATGCTCGATTCAATGCAGGACGAACCACGGCCAACGCGGGCTGAAGTTTCTGACGTGGCTAACGCCGTTTACGATGGGACGGATGCTACGATGCTGTCTGGTGAAAGTGCCAACGGTGACTACCCAGTTGCTTCCGTTTCAATGATGGCTCGGATTGACGAAGTTTCAGACGGACTCTTTAATGAATTCGGAACTCCACGTCCTGTCTTTCAAGATGGTGATGTAACTGAAGCACTCGGTGAATCAGTCGCTCGGATTGCAAAAGACATGGGAATTCACACGATTGTTGTTGCTACTGGTTCAGGTTACACAGCGCGGATGATTTCTAAGTATCACCCAGATGCTAACATCTTAGCTTTAACCTTTGACGATCGGGTTCGGCGTGGCTTAACGGTTAACTGGGCCGTTAACCCCGTCTTAGTTGAAAAGCCAGAATCCGCAGAAGCAATGGTGAACTTGGCTGTTTCTAAGGCAGTTGAAACTGGCTTAGCACAAGAAGGCGAAGAAATCATCGTTACTACGGGTGTTCCATTAGGTGACGAAGGAACAACGAACACGGTTCGGGTTCAATTAATCGGAACCAAGCTTGCTCAAGGGCAAGGAATTGGGGATGACACCGTAATTGGGAAGGCGGTTGTTGCTGACAACGCCCAAGCTGCTGATGCGAACTCCGTTGAAGGTAGCGTACTGGTAGTTAAAGATACTAATAAGGATTACCTGCCAGCCATGAAGAAGGCCAGTGCCATCGTGGTTGAAACCGGTGGTTTAACTTCTTACGCTGCGGTTATTGGAATTTCATTGGATGTTCCCGTAATTGTTGCTGCTCACAACGCGACGTCTACGATTACCGATGGTGAATTGGTAACGGTTGATGCTCGGCGTGGAGTAGTTTACCAAGGTAACCAAGTTAAGAATGATTAA
- a CDS encoding S1 RNA-binding domain-containing protein encodes MNKQLGTVITTTVTDENATEYFVQSEGLTYSLAKSEIKKPLKLGSTFRGFAYENEQHHLRITRQIPAIGFDQYGWGTVVSKKFGLGVFVDLGLPDKDLAVSMDDLPAMRSLWPDVGDQLLVALRRDSKGRLWGELADEEVFKAISQPATNPKLKNRTVKARVINPKKMGTQVLTDQYQLGFIDRSEVEQEPRLGELITARIIGIRPNKTVYLSMRPRAYEAISDDAEMIYRTLAMRADHFLPYNDHSDPEAIQTYFGISKSQFKRALGNLFKRHQINITATGIQLVEDQRE; translated from the coding sequence ATGAATAAGCAACTGGGAACGGTCATTACGACCACGGTAACTGACGAAAATGCGACGGAATACTTCGTCCAAAGCGAGGGACTAACCTACTCCCTGGCGAAATCAGAAATTAAAAAACCGCTAAAACTAGGAAGCACCTTTCGGGGGTTTGCCTATGAAAATGAGCAGCATCACCTGCGGATTACCCGGCAAATTCCTGCGATCGGGTTTGATCAGTATGGCTGGGGAACCGTGGTGAGTAAAAAATTTGGCCTGGGCGTGTTTGTTGATCTGGGGCTCCCCGACAAGGACTTAGCCGTCTCGATGGATGATTTACCCGCCATGCGTTCCCTTTGGCCGGACGTCGGGGATCAGTTATTAGTGGCCTTACGGCGGGACAGCAAGGGCCGACTGTGGGGCGAATTGGCCGATGAAGAGGTCTTTAAAGCAATTTCACAGCCAGCAACTAATCCAAAGTTAAAAAATCGGACCGTCAAGGCCCGGGTAATCAACCCGAAAAAAATGGGGACTCAGGTGCTAACCGACCAGTACCAGTTGGGCTTTATTGACCGTTCCGAAGTAGAGCAAGAACCCCGGTTGGGGGAACTAATCACCGCTCGGATTATTGGAATTCGCCCCAATAAAACCGTCTACCTCTCGATGCGGCCCCGGGCTTACGAGGCCATTTCCGATGATGCTGAAATGATTTATCGGACGCTTGCGATGCGGGCGGATCATTTTTTACCGTACAACGATCATAGTGATCCAGAAGCCATTCAAACGTACTTCGGAATCAGCAAGAGTCAGTTCAAGCGGGCACTGGGGAACCTGTTTAAACGCCATCAAATCAACATTACCGCTACTGGAATTCAACTCGTGGAGGACCAGCGTGAATGA
- the xerD gene encoding site-specific tyrosine recombinase XerD, giving the protein MNEQLENYLHYLVVERGLSDNSIKSYRQDLTQFATYLADQQVSSWAAVDQFTVLSYLEQEKQGGKARNSVIHSVSSLRKFFQYLMRLQVIPVDPMQKIATPKRGTHLPSVLTEQETDRLLAVPPVNRKLGKRDRAILEVLYATGLRVSELVNLKLQDLHLEMNLIQTLGKGDKERIVPIDAVAIHWLTTYLETVRPELLKQRRSPYVFLNAHGGQLSRQSVWKLLKQTAAQAGIQKNITPHTLRHTFATRLLEHGADLRTVQELLGHADLSTTQIYTHVSHEHLTSEYQKYHPRA; this is encoded by the coding sequence GTGAATGAGCAACTGGAAAATTATTTACATTATCTCGTGGTCGAACGGGGGCTTTCGGACAACTCGATTAAGAGTTACCGTCAGGATTTAACCCAATTTGCTACGTATTTAGCTGACCAGCAGGTGAGTAGCTGGGCAGCAGTGGATCAGTTTACGGTGTTAAGTTATTTAGAGCAGGAAAAGCAGGGGGGCAAGGCCCGGAATTCTGTAATTCACAGTGTTTCCTCCCTGCGGAAGTTTTTCCAATATTTGATGCGTTTACAGGTCATTCCGGTTGATCCAATGCAAAAAATTGCCACCCCCAAACGGGGCACTCATCTGCCGTCCGTGTTGACCGAACAGGAAACGGACCGCTTATTAGCAGTCCCACCGGTTAATCGCAAACTCGGAAAGCGGGATCGAGCCATCCTCGAGGTGTTGTATGCAACTGGACTCCGGGTTTCTGAGCTGGTTAACTTGAAGTTGCAGGATTTGCATTTGGAAATGAACTTGATCCAAACGTTAGGGAAAGGTGATAAGGAGCGCATTGTGCCAATCGATGCGGTCGCCATTCACTGGCTAACCACATATTTAGAAACTGTCCGCCCCGAGTTGTTAAAACAAAGGCGGAGTCCCTATGTGTTTTTAAACGCCCATGGGGGGCAATTGAGTCGGCAAAGTGTGTGGAAATTATTAAAGCAGACGGCGGCGCAGGCGGGGATTCAGAAAAACATCACGCCCCATACGTTGCGCCATACGTTTGCCACCCGGTTGTTAGAGCACGGGGCCGACTTGCGTACGGTCCAAGAATTGCTGGGTCATGCTGATCTATCCACCACCCAAATTTATACCCACGTTTCGCATGAGCATTTGACGAGTGAATACCAAAAATACCATCCACGTGCGTAA